The genomic window CCAGTAAAGACAAAGCTGCGGTATTTACAGATTTAAACAAGAACAAAAAATAATGCTCTTTTTCTAATGTTAGGCCGTTCAACGTAAGTTGAGCGGCTTTTGCGTTTTTAGGTTGTATCAATTATTGCCTTTACGATTGTGGGGCAAAAAAAGCAGAAAACTTCAATTTTAGAGTTTTATTCCACTATCGAAAACCACTTGGGTAACAGTATTCTTAGTAATTTTAGTGCGTTACATTTAGTTTCAAGTTTCCGCCAAGTCCTTCTCTAATAATTCTCATTAAAGTCGAAAGTCTTATGTCGCTTGCATTATTTTCAATTCTTGAAATATATGTTTTTGTTGTGCCACATTTTTCTGCAAGTTGTTCTTGTGTCAAACCTTGCTCTTTACGAAGTTCTTGAATCATAGCTCCTAATTTAAAAGCTTCAAATTCTTCTTCGTATTGTTCTCTTTCAGACGTTCCTTTTTTTCCATATTGTTCGTCCAAATGTGCGGAAAAAGAAGTCAGTTTTTTATTTAATGTTTTGTTGCTCATCGAAATATTGTTTTTTAAGTTTTTCTGCTAACTCCAATTCTTTTTTAGGTGTTTTTGGTGTCTTTTTTTGAAAACCGTTTACTAATACTATTAAATTTCCTTTATCAAAAAAGCTAAAAACTCTGAAAATGTCCGAACCAACTTCTACACGAATT from Pedobacter sp. SL55 includes these protein-coding regions:
- a CDS encoding helix-turn-helix domain-containing protein, with translation MSNKTLNKKLTSFSAHLDEQYGKKGTSEREQYEEEFEAFKLGAMIQELRKEQGLTQEQLAEKCGTTKTYISRIENNASDIRLSTLMRIIREGLGGNLKLNVTH
- a CDS encoding type II toxin-antitoxin system RelE/ParE family toxin, whose translation is MATIEKVPKKYFEHMTNSTGIFEIRVEVGSDIFRVFSFFDKGNLIVLVNGFQKKTPKTPKKELELAEKLKKQYFDEQQNIK